In Vibrio neptunius, the following are encoded in one genomic region:
- a CDS encoding DUF1852 domain-containing protein has translation MTTDFKFTIKSLSLDENYRPSDNTRITTNFANLARGESRQENLRNALKMIDNNFNALAHWDNPNGDRYSVELEIVSVDMDIAADGERFPSIEVLKTYIVDHKTNERIEGIVGNNFSSYVRDYDFSVLLLDHNKGKSQFSVPDNFGELHGKLFKHFVNSETYKQNFTKLPVICLSVSDNKTYHRTDNQHPILGYEYQPNESSLTEQYFQKMGLKVRYFMPPNSVAPFAFYFFGDLLNDYTNLELISTISTMETFQKIYRPEIYNANAAAGKSYQPSLNNRDHSLTQIVYDREERSRLAVEQGKFAQEHFIKPYQTVLEQWSAQYA, from the coding sequence ATGACTACAGACTTCAAATTTACTATCAAGAGCCTTAGCCTTGATGAAAACTATCGTCCTTCAGACAACACGCGCATTACAACAAACTTCGCCAACTTGGCGAGGGGAGAAAGTCGCCAAGAGAACCTACGCAATGCGCTTAAGATGATTGACAATAACTTTAATGCCCTTGCTCACTGGGATAACCCTAATGGCGATCGTTACTCTGTTGAACTGGAAATCGTTTCTGTCGACATGGATATTGCAGCCGATGGCGAGCGCTTCCCTTCTATTGAAGTACTCAAAACCTATATTGTCGATCATAAAACCAATGAACGTATCGAAGGCATTGTAGGCAATAACTTTTCTTCCTACGTTCGCGATTATGACTTTAGTGTGCTCTTGCTTGATCATAATAAAGGTAAGTCGCAATTCAGCGTCCCTGATAACTTTGGCGAGCTGCATGGCAAACTGTTCAAACATTTCGTCAATTCAGAGACATACAAACAAAACTTCACAAAGCTTCCTGTTATCTGCTTGAGTGTGTCAGACAATAAAACCTACCATAGAACTGACAATCAGCACCCTATATTAGGCTACGAATATCAACCGAATGAGTCGTCTCTGACAGAGCAATATTTCCAAAAAATGGGGCTAAAAGTTCGTTACTTTATGCCACCAAACAGTGTCGCTCCGTTCGCCTTTTATTTCTTTGGCGATCTACTGAACGATTACACCAATCTGGAGTTGATCAGTACCATCAGCACAATGGAAACATTCCAGAAAATCTATCGTCCTGAAATTTACAACGCAAACGCGGCGGCAGGTAAGTCTTATCAGCCAAGCTTAAACAACCGTGATCACTCTTTAACGCAGATTGTTTATGACCGCGAAGAGCGCAGCAGGTTGGCGGTTGAACAAGGAAAATTTGCTCAAGAACATTTCATTAAGCCATACCAGACCGTGCTTGAACAATGGTCTGCGCAATACGCTTAA
- a CDS encoding DUF1826 domain-containing protein yields the protein MNAALAEQKIYSAELDVVTAPSFSSGKQPTVLADIYKDEVNIAIWQRQFEPSFIESVREFVDTNPSLSKSLTVSPESAMDDLVYATDGQAPQALLENIVQLVDMFCCLFELEQVGLRLATLGGAMCPRFHVDQVPCRLVTTYHGVATDWLPNHVLDRSKLGHGSNGQPDCSSGLYREESDVQQLSCGDVALLKGGRWEGNEATGLVHRSPSIESDQPRLLMTLDFG from the coding sequence ATGAATGCGGCTTTGGCTGAACAAAAAATCTATAGTGCTGAGCTTGATGTTGTGACCGCCCCCAGTTTCAGTTCAGGGAAACAACCGACGGTATTGGCCGATATCTATAAAGACGAAGTGAATATTGCGATTTGGCAGCGTCAATTCGAACCATCGTTCATCGAATCGGTTCGTGAATTTGTTGACACCAACCCCTCATTGAGCAAGTCGCTGACAGTCTCTCCTGAGAGCGCAATGGACGATTTGGTTTATGCTACTGACGGTCAAGCACCGCAAGCTCTGCTAGAAAACATCGTTCAGCTTGTTGATATGTTTTGCTGCTTATTTGAGCTTGAGCAAGTCGGGCTGAGGCTTGCAACACTTGGCGGTGCAATGTGTCCGCGTTTTCATGTTGATCAAGTTCCTTGCCGTTTGGTAACGACTTATCATGGGGTGGCTACAGACTGGTTACCAAACCATGTTTTGGATCGTTCAAAGTTAGGTCATGGCAGTAACGGCCAACCCGACTGTTCATCCGGTTTATATAGAGAAGAATCTGACGTGCAGCAGCTTAGCTGTGGAGATGTAGCATTGCTGAAAGGTGGGCGATGGGAAGGCAACGAAGCAACAGGGCTTGTTCATCGCTCTCCGTCGATTGAGAGTGATCAACCCAGACTATTGATGACATTGGACTTCGGTTAA
- a CDS encoding HAMP domain-containing protein, with protein MFGIAVAASMISTYLISSQKIDEIILHKSQVQAEFLASNAGYILENSQHPLKDLQSLVSKLKQRSDVSYAIVIDSNVTAVAHSDKQKLNKTYEDSYTVAGATRGVQQYSKWYADVQQVWVYDIMAPIYVNGQLYGTFDIGIPITEVSQATNGIVTYQLSSMVAIFVLCVVVLFFLLGKLMKPLSVLKNALHNISQGNGDLTVRLPTKGNDEVAQISSAFNVFVSKVHEIISQVVKTGAELNNAAIALRQQSQQALTRGHEQNEQAMLVVTSMNEMIATVNEIASSAAGAANAASTATSEAQGGQKTIEKTTTAINDLETEMNSTSNIITNLADNTQSIGTILDVIRGISEQTNLLALNAAIEAARAGEAGRGFAVVADEVRNLATKTAQSTDEIDAMINQLQTEAQNAVASMNNSKTLIQEGTSETQVARQALEDIATQIVTILDINTQVATATEQQSTVANEINLNMDTVSHSVKHGLNASEQLEHSSQKLAELSQVLDRHVGSFKI; from the coding sequence ATGTTTGGCATTGCGGTGGCCGCCAGTATGATCTCAACTTACCTTATCTCCAGTCAGAAAATTGATGAGATCATCCTCCATAAATCACAAGTGCAAGCGGAATTCTTGGCAAGCAATGCTGGGTACATCCTCGAAAACTCACAACATCCGTTAAAAGACCTGCAATCTTTAGTCAGCAAGCTAAAACAACGATCTGATGTCAGCTACGCAATTGTCATTGATAGTAATGTGACAGCGGTTGCTCACAGTGATAAACAAAAGCTCAACAAAACCTATGAGGACAGCTATACCGTCGCTGGCGCGACAAGAGGTGTTCAGCAATATTCAAAGTGGTATGCAGATGTTCAGCAAGTGTGGGTCTATGACATCATGGCGCCGATCTATGTAAACGGCCAACTCTATGGCACCTTCGACATCGGTATTCCCATCACTGAAGTCAGCCAAGCAACCAATGGCATTGTTACTTATCAGCTCTCTTCTATGGTGGCGATCTTCGTGCTTTGTGTCGTCGTGCTGTTCTTCTTGTTAGGTAAGCTAATGAAACCTCTCTCGGTACTTAAGAACGCATTACACAATATCTCCCAAGGCAACGGTGATCTCACGGTTCGACTACCCACTAAGGGAAATGACGAAGTCGCTCAGATCTCTTCGGCGTTCAACGTCTTTGTGAGCAAAGTCCACGAAATCATTTCACAAGTGGTAAAAACAGGTGCAGAGCTCAACAACGCCGCCATTGCCCTTCGTCAGCAATCTCAACAAGCCCTAACAAGAGGCCATGAACAAAATGAGCAAGCGATGCTGGTCGTCACCTCAATGAATGAGATGATTGCTACAGTCAATGAAATTGCGTCAAGTGCGGCTGGCGCAGCGAACGCCGCCAGCACAGCAACCAGTGAAGCTCAAGGTGGACAGAAGACGATCGAAAAAACGACCACGGCAATTAATGATCTTGAAACCGAGATGAATAGCACGTCGAACATCATCACAAACCTCGCGGACAATACCCAGTCAATCGGTACCATTCTCGACGTCATTCGAGGTATATCAGAGCAAACTAACTTACTGGCACTGAACGCCGCCATTGAAGCTGCACGCGCAGGCGAAGCGGGGCGTGGCTTTGCGGTCGTCGCTGATGAGGTACGCAACCTAGCGACTAAAACGGCACAGTCTACGGATGAAATTGACGCCATGATTAACCAGTTGCAAACCGAGGCGCAAAATGCCGTGGCGTCAATGAACAATAGTAAAACACTGATTCAGGAAGGCACATCTGAAACTCAAGTGGCAAGACAAGCGCTGGAAGACATTGCCACACAGATCGTCACGATTCTGGATATCAATACTCAGGTCGCAACCGCAACTGAGCAGCAATCCACAGTCGCCAATGAAATCAACCTAAACATGGATACGGTGAGTCACTCTGTGAAACATGGTCTTAATGCTAGCGAACAGTTAGAGCATTCAAGCCAGAAACTTGCCGAGCTATCACAAGTTCTCGATCGACATGTTGGGTCATTTAAGATTTAA
- a CDS encoding methionine synthase yields the protein MKTLLPTSTAGSLPKPSWLAEPETLWSPWKLQGDELTHGKQDALRLSLQEQQHAGVDIVSDGEQTRQHFVTTFIEHLNGVDFEHRKTVRIRNRYDASVPTIVGPVSRQKPVFVEDAKFLRQQTDQPIKWALPGPMTMIDTLYDDHYKSREELAWEFAKILNQEAKELEAAGVDIIQFDEPAFNVFFEDVNNWGIACLERAIEGLKCETAVHICYGYGIKANTDWKKTLGNEWRQYEEIFPKLQQSNIDIISLECHNSRVPIELLALIRGKKVMVGAIDVATESIETPEQVAQTLREALKYVDADKLYPCTNCGMAPLPRDVARHKLNALSAGAELVRKELSV from the coding sequence ATGAAAACACTATTACCAACTTCAACCGCTGGCAGTTTACCTAAGCCTTCTTGGTTAGCAGAACCAGAAACACTCTGGTCTCCTTGGAAACTGCAAGGTGATGAACTTACCCATGGCAAACAGGATGCACTGCGTTTGTCGTTGCAAGAACAACAACATGCGGGTGTCGATATTGTCAGTGATGGCGAACAAACCCGCCAACACTTTGTGACCACTTTCATTGAGCACTTAAACGGTGTTGATTTTGAACATCGTAAAACCGTGAGGATTCGTAATCGCTACGACGCAAGTGTTCCGACAATTGTTGGTCCCGTTAGCCGTCAAAAACCCGTTTTTGTCGAAGACGCCAAGTTCTTGCGCCAGCAAACCGATCAGCCCATCAAATGGGCACTGCCCGGCCCGATGACCATGATTGATACGCTGTACGATGATCATTATAAAAGTCGTGAGGAACTGGCTTGGGAATTTGCCAAAATACTCAATCAAGAGGCCAAAGAACTGGAAGCTGCAGGTGTAGACATCATCCAGTTTGATGAACCCGCGTTCAATGTGTTCTTTGAAGACGTCAATAATTGGGGTATCGCATGCTTGGAGCGCGCAATTGAAGGGCTGAAATGCGAAACAGCCGTACATATCTGCTACGGCTATGGAATAAAAGCCAATACCGACTGGAAAAAGACGCTCGGCAATGAATGGAGACAATACGAAGAAATCTTCCCGAAACTACAACAGTCTAATATTGATATTATTTCACTGGAATGCCATAACTCACGCGTGCCCATCGAGTTGCTAGCACTGATTCGAGGCAAAAAGGTGATGGTTGGCGCCATTGACGTGGCAACTGAGAGTATTGAAACGCCTGAACAAGTAGCGCAAACACTGCGAGAGGCACTCAAATACGTCGATGCCGATAAACTTTACCCATGTACGAACTGCGGTATGGCACCACTCCCGCGAGACGTCGCACGCCACAAGCTGAATGCACTCAGTGCCGGTGCTGAACTGGTGCGAAAAGAACTGTCCGTTTAG